CATGACAGGTAATCCCGTGCGCATGGAGATGGTGGCTATTGAAGGTAAAAAACAAAAAGCCATTTCTCATTTCCGTCTTGATCCGGCAAAAAAAACAGTGCTGGTGATTGGTGGTAGTTTGGGTGCACGCACAGTGAATGAAAGTGTTTTGCATAACATCTCAAATTTATTGGATCAAAATGTTCAGTTGATTTGGCAATGCGGAAAAGTATATGTTGAACAACTAAAAGCAGATTTAGAAAAATTGAAAGGAAAAACTGTTTTTTCAGATCAAGGCGGTCCGGTTTATCTTTCGGATTTTGTTTTTGAAATGGATTTGGCTTATGCAGCGGCTGATCTGATAATTTCACGTGCGGGAGCTATCTCTGTCTCTGAAGTTTGCCTGGTTGGAAAGCCCGTAATTCTGGTCCCTTCACCAAATGTGGCTGAAGACCATCAGACAAAAAATGCTATGGCACTGGTGAATAAAAATGCAGCCATTTTAGTAAAAGATATTGAGGCGAAAGAAACGCTGATCAAAAAAGCGTTGGATCTTTTTGCTGATCAAAAATTGGCTGAGCAATTGGCTG
This genomic stretch from Crocinitomicaceae bacterium harbors:
- the murG gene encoding undecaprenyldiphospho-muramoylpentapeptide beta-N-acetylglucosaminyltransferase, whose translation is MSLNRVIISGGGTGGHIFPAVAIADCIKQHYPACEILFVGADGKMEMEKVPRAGYKIVGLPIRGLQRKLTLQNLSFPFKLWKSLRMAKKIIREFKPQIAIGVGGYASAATLRVAAKMGVPTLLQEQNSYPGITNKWLADKAKIICVAYENLDRFFPKEKLVMTGNPVRMEMVAIEGKKQKAISHFRLDPAKKTVLVIGGSLGARTVNESVLHNISNLLDQNVQLIWQCGKVYVEQLKADLEKLKGKTVFSDQGGPVYLSDFVFEMDLAYAAADLIISRAGAISVSEVCLVGKPVILVPSPNVAEDHQTKNAMALVNKNAAILVKDIEAKETLIKKALDLFADQKLAEQLAENIKKLGIADAPVRILKEIEKIIR